The Primulina eburnea isolate SZY01 chromosome 13, ASM2296580v1, whole genome shotgun sequence genome includes a region encoding these proteins:
- the LOC140809247 gene encoding protein LIFEGUARD 2-like has protein sequence MWGQPYRKDDEEMGQQPLYPMMLESPELRWSFIRKIYTIVSIQLLLTIGVAAVVVTVHPISRFFATTGAGLALYIVLIITPFIVLCPLYYYYQRHPLNYFLLGVFTVALAFAVGLTCAYTSGKVIMESVILTTVVVISLTLYTFWAAKRGQDFNFLGPFLFGAVVVLMLFALIQILFPLGRVSVMIYGCLASIIFCGYIIYDTDNLIKRYTYDEYIWAAVALYLDVINLFLSLLSLFRAAES, from the exons ATGTGGGGTCAGCCCTACCGGAAGGATGACGAGGAAATGGGCCAGCAGCCGTTATACCCGATGATGCTGGAAAGCCCGGAACTCCGCTGGTCGTTTATTAGGAAGATATACACAATAGTCAGTATCCAGTTGCTTCTCACGATAGGTGTTGCTGCTGTAGTGGTTACTGTTCATCCCATTTCACGTTTCTTTGCCACAACTGGGGCTGGTTTAGCGCTTTACATAGTTCTGATCATCACGCCCTTTATTG TTTTGTGTCCGTTGTATTACTATTATCAGAGGCATCCTTTGAACTATTTCTTGCTCGGGGTCTTTACAGTGGCGCTTGCTTTTGCTGTGGGGTTAACTTGTGCATATACTAGTG GGAAAGTTATTATGGAGTCTGTTATCTTGACTACCGTTGTGGTCATTAGCCTGACACTCTATACATTCTGGGCCGCAAAAAGAGGA CAAGATTTCAACTTCCTAGGACCTTTCTTGTTCGGAGCTGTTGTGGTGCTTATGCTTTTTGCATTGATTCAG ATCCTTTTTCCTCTGGGTAGGGTGAGTGTCATGATCTACGGCTGTTTGGCCTCAATCATCTTCTGTGGATACATAATTTACGACACAGACAATCTGATCAAACGCTACACGTACGATGAATACATCTGGGCTGCCGTCGCTTTGTATTTAGATGTCATCAACCTGTTTCTATCTTTGTTGAGCCTTTTCAGAGCCGCAGAAAGCTAG